The nucleotide sequence ATCACTCCAGTTCCTGGCGGTGTTGGTCCTATGACAATCGCCATGTTGTTGAAGAACACGCTTTTAGCTAGAGAGCGACACAGAGAAGCTGCAAAAAAGTAGTGGTGTGTTGAGTTCGCTTTCGCGAAAGCGAACTAAAAATATCATGTTGCCCGACGCAACCTTTTGAGGAATGGATCATCTATAGTGAAACCAATCTATGAAAGCTGTTCGTGTATACTCCATTCTATTGGGTCTAATACTATTGACCACAGCATTCCAGTGCGACGAAGACTCTGTTTTTAATCAAGACCTTGTGGGCACCTGGGAAAATGTCACCACCGACAGTGATATTGAACGAAAGGAATTTTTCAATTTCAGGGCTGATGGTACCTACATCTACAGCGTTACGGGAATCGACCTGAGCACCCAGGAGTTTCTGGGTTTCCAGCAGTATGAAGAAGGTCGATGGGTCGCCATCAATGGCAACAAACTAGAACTTTATCTGGATGTATTTGAGATAAGTACCGATGGTAGTTTTACTACAAGAGAAAATCTACAAAGAACCAATTCTGGAGATCCAGTTTATTTCTACACTTTAAATGAATCAGGTCAAGAATTAACTCTTGAACCTGATTGCCCACCAGATGCTAACTGTACTGCTCCTGTCACCTACCTGAGAATCGTTCAAGAAATTTAAAAGCTTACCTGCCGCCATTAGCTCGCAGATCTGCCAGACACTGTGCATCCAGTTGTGGTATGCTGCTCATGTTCATCATGTTTAAAACATTACCACCGTTGATTTCAAAAAACATCAAACAACCCTGTACATCGCAATGATTCTCGTTATCGGCATCTTCATGCTGGCTTTGTAAAGGTGTGCCTAGATTGACTAAGCCCATAAGATGGGTAAACTCATGATTGTAAACCGTAGTTTCCAAATTCACTCGTGATGGCTGATTCAAACCACCGCTAAAACGCTCGATGGTACTTTGATAGATGACCAGCGATGTGTTGCGGTAGGCGGTTCCCAAAACCACAGAATTCCCTTCATCTCTTTCATTAGGTTTATCTGCCACAATGATGCTCACGGCAATAGTATTATCTCTGGTAAAACTGGTTCTGTTTGCTTGTTCGAGATCGTCGATTTCTTCTATCGTGTAGTTCTCACCGGTGCTGTCTGTGATGTTGCGCTCAATGATGGTAATACCATCAGGCTTATTAAGTCGCTCTTGCAAAAACGTTCTTAGGTTCACTAGCGTTTCCGTTTCTGGCCTTGCGCCGTTGATATAGATCACCTCAATCTCAAGTTGATCATATTCTGCAGATCTTAGCAGCTCTTCTGCACTGGCGCCGGTAGCTCGTAGGTTAGCATTTCCATTGCCTGCATTGTTACCATTATCCACATCATTATTACCATCATCGCTGGAGCAACCCATTAGACTGATGACGAACAAAAGCGTTATTAATTTTTTCATTTTTAATTTTTATAGTTACAAATTAGGTGGATCACACCTAAAAGCCAAAAGCTTCTTTTTAAATTGCCATAACTTTAAGATATGGCCTTGAGCCCTGCATGATTTCACCAGAAGATCTTCCATCATTAGCCGCACAACGCAAAAAAGAGAATGTCGCCTTTTTCAAGAAATTGAAGCGCAAAGCGCCTAAGAATCTGGATTCCATTACTCAAGAACTTCACGATGAAGCCTTTGAAGAAATAGATTGTCTTACTTGCGCCAACTGTTGCAAAACCACTGGACCTTTATTTACGCAAAATGACATCAACCGGATTGCAAAACACTTCAAAATGAAGCCGGCAGCCTTTATTGATACCTATCTGCGCGTTGATGAAGATCAAGATTATGTGTTACAAACGGTTCCTTGTCCCTTTTTAGGCGCTGATAATTATTGTGGGATTTATGAAGTTCGTCCTAAAGCCTGTAGTGAGTATCCACATACAGATCGCAGGAAGCTTACCCAGATCGCATCGCTCACCATTGCAAATACTTTTATCTGCCCGGCAGCTTTTCAGGTGGTAGAGCGCATGAAAGAATTGATTAAATCCTGATTTGTAATATTTTACCTATTAAATTCCCACAATATTTGTCACGATATAGCTAAGGTTAGTTAAATATCAATATCAAATTACACTGTTGAATTATCTTCCGCACGTGAAAAAAATGACCCTTTTATTATTGATGGCAATCGCAGCTGTTTCCTGTACTACTAAGGAGCCAAGCACTACTGAAGTAGTTCAAAGAGACTATCTTACTCAGTTAATCGATCAACCGGCAACTGATAAAGTTCAAGTGATCAATTTTTGGGCAACCTGGTGTCTGCCTTGTGTAGAAGAATTGCCAGCCTTTGTTGCCATTGATGACAATGAAAATGTCGAGGTGATTTTAATCAGTCTTGATGATGTTGAAAATGTGGAGCAATTGGTCAATCCCTTTCTAGAAGAAAACAACATTACCGCAACCGTCAAATTGTTGGACGATCCCTATGCTGCCGAATGGATCCCTATGGTAGATCAACATTGGGATGGTGCCATTCCAGCAACCTTGATTCAAAAAGGCTCAAAAAAAATGTTCTATAATACTTCTTTCACTGCCTCAGAGTTGGAAGAAGAAGTCAATAAATTTCTATGAAAACGCTTAAAATATTAACTGTTGTTTGCTTGATTGCCCTATCGGTGGCGATCCTTTTTGGTGTGATGGATTACACGTCATCAGATCAGCTATATGCCGACAATCCCGAGAAGGACAGCGATACCGAAGTTGTCGATGAAGATCCCAATTATGAAATCGATCAAGTAGAGGACCTAGCAGGCTACCAAATAGGTGATGTAGCAACCGATTTTAATTTAAAAAATATCGATGGTACCTATAAGTCATTAAGTGATTATCCTAAAGCTCAAGGTTATATCATCATTTTTACCTGTAATCATTGTCCTTATAGCAAAGCCTATGAGGATAGGATTATTGCCATTGATAAAGAATATAAAAAGAAAGGTTATCCAGTGATCGCTATCAATCCCAATAATCCAGAGTTGTATCCTGATGATAGCTTTGAGAACATGAAGAAACGAGCTAAACAAAAGGGCTTTACATTCCCTTATTTATTTGATGAAAATCAAGACATCTATCCGCAATATGGTGCGACTAAAACACCTCATGTATTCCTGTTGAAAAAAGAAGGTGATAAAAATATGGTACGTTATATAGGTGCCATCGATGATAATCATAAAGACGCCAGCGCGGTCAAGAATCACTTTTTAAGAGATGCCCTGGATGCATTGCTCAACAACACAGAGGTTGAGCCTAAAACTACCGTGGCGATAGGTTGTTCCATCAAAAAGTAGACGCTCAGGCTTCTTCTCCATTTCCTCTCAACCCACAAGATTATGCGTATTTTTGCATAAACAGTTGACATGGTTTTAGAGCAATATTATACAAAATGTCTGGCGCAGGGAACCTACTATATTTCTTCGGGAAACGAGGCTGCGGTAATTGATCCTTTAAGGGAAGTACAGCAATACATTGATCGCGCGAGCGAGGATAATGCCACCATTAAATATATTTTTCTCACCCATTTTCATGCAGATTTTGTGAGCGGTCATGTAGATCTTGCTCAAAAAACAGGTGCCACGATTGTTATAGGTCCCAATGCTGAGACGAGTTACGCTTTCGCGAAAGCGAGACACCATCAATCTTTCTCCATTGGAAACGTCAGTGTTACCTTGCTACATACGCCTGGTCACACCATGGAATCTTCCTGCTATTTATTGAAAGATAATACAGGCAAAGCCAAAGCGCTTTTTACCGGAGACACCTTATTCATAGGTGATGTGGGAAGACCAGATCTTGCCGTAAAATCTGATTTGACCAAGGAAGACCTGGCAGGATTATTATATGATTCACTGCGCAATGTCATCATGCCGCTGCCAGATCATGTCATTGTATATCCAGCTCATGGTGCTGGCAGTGCTTGTGGAAAAAATATGAGCAGCGAGACCAGCGATTCCCTAGGCAATCAAAAAGCTACCAACTATGCCCTTGCAGCAGATTTGAGTAAAGAAGACTTTGTTAAAGAGGTCACCCAAGGTATTGCGCCACCACCAGCCTATTTCCCTATGAATGTCCAGATGAATCGTGGTGTGAACTCTAGCATCGACGAGGTGCTGAGACGTGGTTTAACGGCCATCAAGCCCAAAGCTTTTAAAAGCCTTGCAGAAGATGAGGCTTATTTAGTCCTGGATGTTAGAAGCCCGCAAGAATTTACCGCAGGTCACATTGAAGGATCGTGGTTTATAGGACTTGATGGACAGTTTGCACCATGGGTAGGTTCATTGATTCAGGATATTGATCAAAAAATAGTTCTAGTAGCGCCAGATGGACGTGAAGAAGAAGCGGTTACCAGACTGGCCAGAGTAGGCTATGATAACGTAAACGGATTTTTGCAAGGAGGTTTTGAGGCCTGGCGAGAAGCTGGTTTTGAAGTGGAGACTATTGAAAACATCACGGCTGCTGACTTTGTAAGAGAATTGGAGCAAGGTCAGGTACAACATGTTCTTGATGTAAGAAAACCTGTGGAATATCAAAAATCCCACTTGAATAATGTCCCTTTGTATACCTTAGACGAGGCGCACGAGAATATCAAAAAACTGAAAGCAGATACCACTTACCATGTTCACTGTGCTGGTGGATATAGATCTGTAATTTATGCGAGTATAGCGCAGTCTCAAGGACTTAAAAACATGATTAACGTAGAAGGTGGTTATGGAGCCATCAAAAACATTGCGGGTGCACCCGTAGAAACCCAAGCATTATGAAAAATCTAAGCAATCAAGAGTGGAAAGAGTTGACTGAAAAAGATGATAACAAAGTCATCTTAGACGTTCGTACCAATGAAGAGGTAGCAGAAGGAA is from Nonlabens sp. YIK11 and encodes:
- a CDS encoding MBL fold metallo-hydrolase; the encoded protein is MVLEQYYTKCLAQGTYYISSGNEAAVIDPLREVQQYIDRASEDNATIKYIFLTHFHADFVSGHVDLAQKTGATIVIGPNAETSYAFAKARHHQSFSIGNVSVTLLHTPGHTMESSCYLLKDNTGKAKALFTGDTLFIGDVGRPDLAVKSDLTKEDLAGLLYDSLRNVIMPLPDHVIVYPAHGAGSACGKNMSSETSDSLGNQKATNYALAADLSKEDFVKEVTQGIAPPPAYFPMNVQMNRGVNSSIDEVLRRGLTAIKPKAFKSLAEDEAYLVLDVRSPQEFTAGHIEGSWFIGLDGQFAPWVGSLIQDIDQKIVLVAPDGREEEAVTRLARVGYDNVNGFLQGGFEAWREAGFEVETIENITAADFVRELEQGQVQHVLDVRKPVEYQKSHLNNVPLYTLDEAHENIKKLKADTTYHVHCAGGYRSVIYASIAQSQGLKNMINVEGGYGAIKNIAGAPVETQAL
- a CDS encoding TlpA disulfide reductase family protein, giving the protein MTLLLLMAIAAVSCTTKEPSTTEVVQRDYLTQLIDQPATDKVQVINFWATWCLPCVEELPAFVAIDDNENVEVILISLDDVENVEQLVNPFLEENNITATVKLLDDPYAAEWIPMVDQHWDGAIPATLIQKGSKKMFYNTSFTASELEEEVNKFL
- a CDS encoding YkgJ family cysteine cluster protein, with the translated sequence MISPEDLPSLAAQRKKENVAFFKKLKRKAPKNLDSITQELHDEAFEEIDCLTCANCCKTTGPLFTQNDINRIAKHFKMKPAAFIDTYLRVDEDQDYVLQTVPCPFLGADNYCGIYEVRPKACSEYPHTDRRKLTQIASLTIANTFICPAAFQVVERMKELIKS
- a CDS encoding thioredoxin family protein translates to MKTLKILTVVCLIALSVAILFGVMDYTSSDQLYADNPEKDSDTEVVDEDPNYEIDQVEDLAGYQIGDVATDFNLKNIDGTYKSLSDYPKAQGYIIIFTCNHCPYSKAYEDRIIAIDKEYKKKGYPVIAINPNNPELYPDDSFENMKKRAKQKGFTFPYLFDENQDIYPQYGATKTPHVFLLKKEGDKNMVRYIGAIDDNHKDASAVKNHFLRDALDALLNNTEVEPKTTVAIGCSIKK